The following coding sequences are from one Shewanella eurypsychrophilus window:
- a CDS encoding extracellular solute-binding protein — translation MKFASGLAILGLVGFASVANAAEKLTVYSYRQAFLVEPILANFTKETGIDVDVVFSKKGIAERMMREGRLSPADIVLTSDFSRLMELADKELVIPVESDQLKSNIPAKFRSIENDWFALTMRVRNIYSSKAKMGKLDIDYEDLADPKYKGQICTRSGKHPYNVSLVASMIAHHGEAGAKTWLEGFKANLARKPQGNDRAQVKAVKEGLCDIAIGNSYYLGKMLQDPKQVPWAEAVEINFPNQDNRGSHINVSGMALAKYTKNRDNAIKLMEYLSGDVAQKDYAEINFEYPVKADVKPSDLVASWGEFKADELPIFKLAEYHHAAVKLLDEVKFDL, via the coding sequence ATGAAATTTGCAAGCGGTTTAGCCATCTTAGGTTTAGTGGGGTTCGCTTCTGTTGCTAATGCAGCAGAGAAACTGACAGTTTATTCGTATCGCCAAGCTTTTCTAGTTGAGCCTATATTGGCTAACTTTACTAAAGAGACTGGCATTGATGTCGATGTGGTTTTCTCTAAGAAAGGCATTGCTGAGCGCATGATGCGTGAGGGCCGTTTATCTCCTGCTGATATCGTGTTGACTTCAGATTTTTCACGTTTAATGGAGTTGGCTGACAAAGAGTTAGTGATCCCAGTTGAAAGTGATCAGCTTAAGAGCAATATTCCTGCAAAATTCCGCTCCATTGAAAATGATTGGTTCGCGCTGACAATGCGTGTACGTAATATCTACTCATCAAAAGCAAAGATGGGCAAGTTAGATATCGATTATGAAGATCTTGCCGATCCTAAATACAAAGGGCAAATCTGTACCCGAAGTGGTAAGCATCCTTACAATGTTTCATTAGTGGCTTCTATGATTGCACATCATGGTGAAGCGGGTGCGAAAACATGGTTAGAAGGGTTCAAAGCTAATCTAGCTCGCAAGCCACAAGGCAATGACCGTGCACAAGTTAAGGCGGTTAAAGAGGGGTTATGTGATATCGCAATCGGCAACAGCTATTACTTAGGTAAGATGCTACAAGACCCAAAGCAAGTGCCTTGGGCTGAGGCCGTTGAGATTAACTTCCCTAATCAAGACAACCGTGGCTCACACATCAATGTCTCAGGAATGGCTTTAGCTAAATATACAAAAAACCGAGACAATGCGATTAAGTTAATGGAATACCTTTCAGGTGATGTCGCTCAAAAAGACTATGCCGAAATCAACTTTGAGTACCCAGTGAAAGCCGATGTTAAACCTTCTGACTTAGTGGCTTCTTGGGGTGAGTTTAAAGCCGATGAACTGCCAATATTTAAGTTAGCCGAATACCATCATGCAGCCGTTAAGTTGTTAGATGAAGTGAAGTTTGATTTGTAA